In the genome of Limnothrix sp. FACHB-406, the window GCCAGTGCTGGCCCGGGCCCGGGCTGTGATGTTGGCCACGGGGGGCTATGGCCGCGCTTTTAACACCACCTCTAACGATTACGCCTCCACAGGAGACGGGCTGGCCATGGCGGCCCGGGCGGGCATTCCCCTGGAGGATATGGAGTTTGTGCAGTTTCACCCCACGGGGCTTTATCCGGTGGGGGTGTTGGTGTCGGAGGCGGTGCGGGGTGAGGGGGCTTACCTGCGCAATGCGGCGGGCGATCGATTCATGGCGGACTATGCCCCCAGCCGCATGGAGTTGGCTCCTCGGGATATCACTTCCCGGGCGATCGTCAAGGAACTGCTAGCGGGGCGAGGCATTCATCTTGATGGCAGCGCGGGCGGCCCCTTTGTGCATCTGGACTTGCGACATTTGGGCGAAGCAACGATCATGAGCCGCGTTCCCTTTTGTTGGGAAGAGGCCCATCGCCTGCTGGGGGTGAATGCGGTGGAGGAACCGATTCCGGTGCGCCCAACGATTCATTACTCCATGGGCGGCATTCCCACCGATCTGAATGGGCGGGTTCGCAGCAGTAGCATCGGGTTTGTGGAAGCTTGTTTTGCGGCGGGCGAGGCGGCCTGTGTGTCGGTGCATGGGGCCAATCGCCTGGGCAGTAATTCCCTATTGGAATGCATTGTGTTTGGCCGGCGCACGGGCCGGGCGATCGCCCAATATTTAGACAGCGGGCGCAAGTTGCCATCCTTGGACGGATCGCGCTACCTGGCGGAGGCCCGGGCCCAACTCCAGGCTCTGTTGGGGCATTCAGGGCCAGAGCGGATCGCCCAAGTGCGCCAAGATTTCCAAGACACCATGACCCAATATTGCGGGGTGTTTCGGACAGCGGACTTGATGCAAACGGGGCTGGAAAAGCTGCGGGAAATTGCCCAGCGCATCGAAAATACGAGGCTGGACGATCGGGGAACCTGTTGGAATACGGAACTGATTGAGGCGCTGGAGCTGCGATCGCTCTTTACGGTGGGGCAAACTATTTTGACCGCTGCTGAACGTCGCCAAGAAAGTCGCGGGGCCCACTGCCGTGAGGACTACCCCGATCGCAATGATCAGGACTATCTCAAACATACGCTGGCCTATTGGTCGCCCTCGGGCATTGACTTGCAATATATGCCGGTGACCTTAGGCCTGTTTGAACCCCAGGCTCGTCAGTATTAATCTCCCAATTCATCTCCCAAATCAACCCCTGCTGGGTTCAG includes:
- a CDS encoding succinate dehydrogenase/fumarate reductase flavoprotein subunit, with protein sequence MNEPLNELIHDVLIVGGGLAGCRAALEIARQNPKLSIGLVAKTHPIRSHSVAAQGGMAAVLNNVDPEDTWQAHAFDTVKGSDYLADQDAVAILTQEAPEVVVDLERLGVLFSRLEDGRVAQRAFGGHSHRRTCYAADKTGHAILHELVMNLKRMGVTLYEEWYVMRLIVEEGEAKGLVMFNLRDSQPVLARARAVMLATGGYGRAFNTTSNDYASTGDGLAMAARAGIPLEDMEFVQFHPTGLYPVGVLVSEAVRGEGAYLRNAAGDRFMADYAPSRMELAPRDITSRAIVKELLAGRGIHLDGSAGGPFVHLDLRHLGEATIMSRVPFCWEEAHRLLGVNAVEEPIPVRPTIHYSMGGIPTDLNGRVRSSSIGFVEACFAAGEAACVSVHGANRLGSNSLLECIVFGRRTGRAIAQYLDSGRKLPSLDGSRYLAEARAQLQALLGHSGPERIAQVRQDFQDTMTQYCGVFRTADLMQTGLEKLREIAQRIENTRLDDRGTCWNTELIEALELRSLFTVGQTILTAAERRQESRGAHCREDYPDRNDQDYLKHTLAYWSPSGIDLQYMPVTLGLFEPQARQY